A single region of the Sorghum bicolor cultivar BTx623 chromosome 7, Sorghum_bicolor_NCBIv3, whole genome shotgun sequence genome encodes:
- the LOC8073074 gene encoding reticulon-like protein B21 — protein sequence MQSGGTVSNTATTGGRRRVSVQSTRSAAVTTSASSVWEARMKMDEVKGGVKVFSAGAADEPADEEGMRVYRRLRRNQSEGNGTGAAGAASAAAAKKRRSWKASEPVTAIGDLRTTRSDAAAAVTTATTTTAVVARRAVAPVSKPEKKVAPAAAAGEVKEVVVVEVHKAAAADAKNVVQQPDEELDDDDAEDELLDEELDQTEEEEKEMLDQDHMAIDNEQTALDQVEDDDGQDLGPPTKGIKPTPSVEEERATNPEPVKRPPGKKLASVVDLRAINPEPMTPPPVEKKATPIVVHRMTDLEPAKPTSPVEEYVEIQGRPSQPSRSQARMQNIVNLVMWRDVSKSALVFGLGTFLLISSSYAKDLNFNTITAASYAGLIYLGLRFLRKSILNRGENLECDDEGIGERCYLVGEEEAIWLLRLVLPYINEVLLNLRSLFSGEPVTTMKLALLLFAMARCGNFITLWTLAKLVFFGVFIIPKVCSSYSTQLARYGKFWLERLRDAWESCSHKKAVVAAVFTLVWNVSSTVARVWAVFMLVVAIKCYQQRMVEFGWSSSTVEDAQESADNEAIGEEPRAKHRAQVQEFGAPVVPRHRRGPVSSEFARERLRVRGGIQPR from the exons ATGCAGTCCGGGGGCACGGTTTCCAATACCGCCACCACCGGTGGACGGAGGCGTGTCTCGGTGCAGTCCACCAGGAGCGCCGCCGTCACCACTTCGGCGTCCTCCGTGTGGGAGGCGCGGATGAAGATGGACGAGGTCAAGGGCGGCGTCAAGGTCTtcagcgccggcgccgccgacgAGCCGGCGGACGAGGAGGGCATGCGGGTCTACCGCCGCCTGCGCCGCAACCAGAGCGAGGGCAACGGCACCGGTGCCGCGGGCGCCGCCAGCGCCGCGGCCGCCAAGAAGAGGCGCAGCTGGAAGGCTTCTGAGCCGGTCACCGCGATTGGGGATCTCCGCACGACGCgctccgacgccgccgccgccgtgacgacggccaccaccaccactgcgGTGGTTGCCAGGCGGGCCGTGGCGCCGGTATCCAAGCCCGAGAAGAAGGTGGCGCCCGCGGCGGCCGCCGGCGAGGTCAAGGAGGTGGTGGTCGTGGAAGTGCACAAGGCCGCGGCGGCAGACGCCAAGAACGTGGTGCAACAACCAGATGAGGAgttggacgacgacgacgcggaggATGAATTATTGGACGAGGAGCTGGATCAGACAGAGGAGGAAGAGAAGGAGATGCTGGATCAGGATCACATGGCCATTGACAACGAACAAACTGCTCTGGACCAAG TGGAGGACGACGACGGCCAAGATCTTGGGCCACCGACAAAAG GTATTAAGCCAACGCCGTCGGTAGAAGAAGAGAGAGCGACCAACCCAGAGCCGGTGAAGCGGCCTCCAG GGAAGAAATTAGCCTCGGTGGTCGATCTCCGAGCAATCAACCCGGAACCCATGACCCCTCCACCAG TCGAGAAGAAGGCGACACCGATAGTGGTTCACCGCATGACCGACTTGGAGCCGGCAAAGCCTACTTCTCCAG TTGAAGAGTATGTGGAGATTCAAGGAAGACCATCTCAACCCAGCAGAAGTCAAGCAAGAATGCAGAATATTG TGAATTTGGTGATGTGGAGAGATGTGTCAAAGTCTGCATTGGTTTTTGGATTAGGGACTTTCTTGCTCATCTCATCCTCCTACGCCAAGGACCTAAATTTCAA CACAATCACGGCAGCATCATATGCAGGCCTAATCTACCTTGGTCTACGGTTCCTGCGGAAGTCCATACTGAACAG GGGTGAAAATTTGGAGTGTGACGATGAAGGCATTGGCGAGAGGTGCTACCTGGTTGGGGAGGAGGAGGCCATCTGGCTGCTGAGGCTGGTGCTGCCATATATCAATGAGGTGCTCCTGAATCTGAGGTCTCTCTTCTCCGGTGAGCCTGTGACAACCATGAAG CTGGCACTGCTACTGTTTGCGATGGCCCGGTGTGGTAATTTTATCACCCTCTGGACACTGGCTAAACTGG TCTTCTTTGGGGTCTTCATCATCCCGAAGGTGTGCTCCTCTTACTCCACGCAGCTGGCACGATACG GCAAGTTTTGGCTGGAAAGGTTGAGGGACGCCTGGGAGTCGTGCTCCCACAAGAAAGCTGTGGTGGCAGCCGTCTTCACCCTGGTCTGGAACGTCTCATCCACGGTGGCACGCGTCTGGGCGGTGTTCATGCTGGTGGTGGCCATCAAGTGCTATCAGCAGCGCATGGTGGAGTTCGGCTGGAGCAGCAGCACGGTGGAGGACGCACAGGAATCAGCAGACAACGAAGCAATTGGCGAGGAGCCGCGGGCGAAACATAGGGCCCAGGTGCAGGAGTTTGGGGCGCCGGTGGTGCCGCGACACAGGCGAGGGCCAGTCTCCAGCGAGTTCGCCAGGGAGAGGCTGAGGGTCAGGGGTGGCATCCAGCCTAGGTGA